One genomic segment of Paenibacillus durus includes these proteins:
- a CDS encoding DUF6803 family protein, translated as MSMTHYMSLLADNQPWNLIIFMAIPVIFAETITVTEFFILFGKNTQGGLRSFNRICSILAGLYFTGIFLYLFPTAFIPLTVNGEWHTWVDVVAVGFYLSGVFFLLPLALLDLGLIARNRSSEGKLKLHFILVSGFLVVAHIAMIFGMVNPEIMGGMAGMNH; from the coding sequence ATGAGCATGACGCATTACATGTCCTTGCTTGCGGACAATCAGCCATGGAATTTGATTATATTCATGGCCATTCCCGTGATCTTTGCCGAAACGATCACTGTAACCGAATTCTTTATCCTCTTTGGCAAAAACACGCAGGGCGGACTGAGAAGCTTTAACCGCATTTGCAGCATTCTCGCAGGACTGTATTTCACAGGAATCTTTCTCTACTTGTTCCCCACCGCGTTTATTCCTTTAACCGTAAATGGAGAATGGCACACTTGGGTGGACGTTGTCGCTGTAGGATTTTACCTGAGCGGTGTATTCTTCTTACTGCCCCTCGCCCTTCTTGATCTTGGTCTAATCGCCCGCAACCGTTCCTCAGAAGGAAAATTGAAGCTTCACTTTATCCTCGTCAGCGGATTTCTCGTTGTGGCCCATATTGCGATGATATTTGGTATGGTCAACCCGGAAATCATGGGGGGAATGGCTGGTATGAATCATTAA